The genomic segment gttatttttttttattttaaaaaaagaattgaCACGTGCGAGAGTAAAGGATGCAATCCACCTTACCTGAAGATTTCCTCTACAGCTCCTTAATTCTCATTTGCGCTATCAAAGTGGCGAGCTGAGATCACATTTGAAAACCCTAATCGATCATCGCTGAAGAAATATGTGGAGAAGACTCTCGCTGCAGCTCCGAACTCTCGCCCCAATCCTATCCGCTCCCAAATCCGCCCGATTCGTCGTTGGATCTTGCGCGGTCCCGGAGAATCCCCGCCGTTTGTTCCCCGTCTTCTCACGCCATTTCAGTGTCGATTCTGGTGTGTCTCTataaaattttacttttttttctGGTTTGACTCAGAAGATCCTAAAATCCATTCTCTGAGATTATCGTGATGTattgatatgtcagttaaatTTGGCATTTTTGGGGAATTTTTATTCGTTTCTTCTCTGTTGATTTTttagattaatttttttttttgtaaatgaaTGTGTTTAAAAGGGGATGTAAGTGCAACGAAAAGTGTGGAGGATGTAATGCCAATTGCTACTGGTCATGAGCGTGAGGAGCTCCAAGCGTCTCTTGAAGTGAGTGTTTTTCCAGCATTTTCTTGTTGTCTTGGTGtttcatgaatattaaaatcaaacGTTTTGATGGTTTGGATAACGGTTACCTATTTGTGTTGAATTGATTGTATTAGGGAAAGGATGTTCTTGAAATAAATTACCCGTCTGGTCCATTCGGAACAAAGGTCAGTTTGAGTTCTCTTATCTTGAAATATGTGTTTGTTAGACAGGTAATGAGACTGTCTCAATTGCCGGTTTCAAATGGCAAGCCTGGGTTTTACCGTCTTTGATGTTAGTGAAATTGCTTTTGGCTTAGGAAACTCTCAAGATTCATGTATAGAAGCTGTGCAGAGCTTGATGTATTACCTCTTGCATTTTACAGTTTAAGAATTGAAGTTATGAGTCCTGTTCTTGCTTGATGACAAGGTAGTGTTGGagatgttggatctcggttttctcgtgcccaaacgcagcggaagtttttaaaaattttagatcttgacatttgAGATGTATTttgacactcgtatggttttaaaattaaacattcgTAGGGCGTTAAAATatatacctttggtgaaagaATCACTAGtctccaactactccggtataAGCGGtaactcttgttgtaaatccctacgaacgatcTTTAAAGAACTCCTTCCTTCAATCTTcaaatcaggtccacgactagaagatttattcctcttctaatttgtattggaaaaattagaagatatttttacgttggtgatcaaagtttgagagacggctcaaactcTTTTTCAAAAGAGAGGGCCGAAAAGTGAGAGACTTTGGGAGaggggattttcgaaaatctcaaggagatggaggctagggttatggcttgatTACTATCTTTTATAATTAAGTCATGACCTaataatcataattaacattaatgagattgtttaattaattgggttagtccaactaatttaattaattaatcaaagttcattaagaactttaattatttagtatgttggacttgtactcctacaagcccattaaacatactcccactatatttaatccaatatttaataaactcaacttttgagtttaataaattaaatcctcaaattttataaattcaactccttgaatttattctctccaaatttcatagattcaatttcttgaattactatttcataaattcaactacttgaattcattttctcaaaatttaattatcataaattcaaatatttgaatttactatattataacataaattcaacttcttgaatttattctctcaacgggaacaaatgatccagtgcttgtgtgactctcaatggttcaaggatacagctagccgtgggttcacaactctttgtgattcaggacataatcattTATTCGGAATTACCCTAATTCgtcccattctatgtatcaacaattgatcatgagaatgtcagaaatcatatttctggttaaacccatcgaatcatggtaagagcgtctagtagcatcgccccatgattctctaggtatcactgatagtgcctgcaagaaccagtcgattatgattagcgtacagtacggtcttttgatctcatatatcccgatcgaatctgcaaccattggttcatcgagggttgcataataattcgataactatgtgatacatataaatagtggcatcgcacgtaccattggagaactccttcttcaatgtacatatcatactctggccagagattccacgcactattattccattagatcacataggatatccacacccgtaggtgagcggtgaattccagACTAcgatgcactggctcctacatgtgtcgcaactgtatcaccaacctcgccacctgatgactctcctggagccggtaaacgagtcaaagcaaaaccctagcatatagagcctcggtgttgtcccgggtcgtaaggactaatggtgtataatcataaccacggacttatcctctcgatgaatgataaccacttggaaagtccgagggagggttgttcggtataatcatcatatgactacccatctgtatgtttggacatctctatgcccttaccaagaaacacagtacacaacatcacatatgctagtctcgagctcaagcgacctttatccatgttttaggcggctgaatcgactaggaacgaatttagatcatacagtgtttacaaatgagtttcaacattgaattatgattcatttgtattaaagtataattaaggtctttatctatgtttgataacatgagtatacagataaagaattaacaaaccatgaaataatgaattatattaaaataaagattgattattacaattgagtcaataaaatcctcagccaacagttggcttacaggacatctactctaacaggcGAATGGCTAGCCTTTAGTAAAGGAGTTGACTCAGGTTCCTAGAACCATAAATATTCCATTTCTGTTGAATATACATGTCTAAGTTGTAACAGGGACTGATAAAATTGTGGGTATTAAGCACACACATGACATATCCACAATAGCAAAActaaaaaagaaaatcaaataGATAGGTTTCAAAAGTTTAGATTGGGATGGGCTTTTGAAATTCCAACCAAGCCTATCCTACCTAATAGGTAGAGTATGAAGttcaaatttttaattaataattgttgAGCCAGTTATCAAGTCCTAAAAACCCCAATTCTGtaaaccaaaaaataaaaaataaaaaaattccatgGAATAAAACACTTACTGCTATTATTTCCATATAACGCATTTAGTTGGAATCTGAATGACTAGTATTTCGTATTTGAACCTGTTAAAATTTTCCTCTGCTACACACCACCTGGAAGCTGCAATATAACTGTGTCGACTCAATCAGTCAAATGGTTTAAACTTCAATGATCTTGTCCCCCATGACTCATCATCAACCATCATTTATTAACTCTTGCAGGAAGAACCTGCTGTGGTTAAGTCTTATTATGACAAAAGAATTGTGGGATGCCCTGGAGTTGAAGGAGGTTAGTTTTAACTTTTAATCTAGTTTCTGGTTTTTGCAAAATGATCATTAGTTATAATCTTTGCTTAATCATATCTTCTCTGAACAAAACAACAGAGGATGAGCATGATGTTGTTTGGTTCTGGCTAGAGAAGGGCAAGCCACATGAATGCCCAGTATGTTCGCAGTACTTTGTGGTATGTACCAGGGTCCATTAATTATCTAGCATAGATTGAACCTGATATGAAGATGACATTTGTGTACATGTTGTGTTTCGTGATATTCACTTGATGGCTCGGCTTATTTCTAGCTCCCTTGACTAAATTAATCCAAATAATATGAGTAGTTCccattttttatttcattcaaAATGTTCACGGCCTCATTCTACTGGCAGTTAGAAGTGGTTGGCCCAGGTGGACCACCCGATGGACATGGAGACGGTGAAGATGATCATCACCACTGAACGTAGTTGGCAATTTTGCTGCCAGAATAAGATCTGGTGACCATATGAGCGATTATGTAATATTCTTCAGGTTTTAAAAGGTTATAATTTGTTTCTGAGTGTTTTTTTTATGAATCGCGCTGTTGCTTTAGGCGACAAGTTCTCTTGTTATTCTGTTTCTTGATGTTACGGGGATTTCAAACACGAGCGAGTTCTCCATAGGAAATATGGACTCTCACACCCTTCTCattcatgatataataataatgttGAAGAACAAACAATTTGTTCATTTTATTGCTAATCTTTTGTTCTGTAAACTCTGGTGTTGCCCCCAAATTGGGATTGTAGTGGATCAGAGTCGAGTGAGCTAGGGTAGCGACATATTTTTTTTCTGAACTCAGCTCAGTCAACTTTTTAGTTGCGTGATGTGTAAATTTTGGAAGCTGGAAATCGTATGCTGTCATTCAAGTTTTTACCTAAttatttctcaaaaaaaaaaaaaacactaagTTTTAAGTAGGGAAAAAATAAACATTTCCAAGTTCGTCTTTTTTCTTTATTGTTAATTATAATTAGATTTCAAGCTTTGACTCGCTGCGTAGAAATTCTTGGCACGTTTGGTTGCTACCTTTGTTAACTACACGAATCATTGCAGGCCTTGGCCCAACAAGACGGCCTCAACCTCAATGAAAGGCCCAATGGGCCGAATCCTCAGGTCCCCACAGTCATAaatgaaaaatatgtaaaaacCGTGTCGGTGGGTGTGTATACACACGATTTTGAGACGTTTTTGGAACCAAATTAATGCAtaatttctttttgttttttaaattttatggtGGAGTTCCGTTTTGTAGAAAGaattacaaaacaaaaaaaaaaaaaacttgtgtgaaatgGTCTCATGGGTTGGTCGTactttgtgagacaaatctcttatttggatcatccatgaaaaaatattattttttatgctaagaatattattttttattgtaaatatcagtAGTGTTGACCCgttttacagataaagattcgtgagaccgtctcacaagagacttactcaacAAAAAATTGatccataaataaaatataaaaataaaattgattccACGGGTTCCCTAATGTATTAATCCTACCAATAATGGGAAAAGAACAAGATGTTTTTACGTCCTTTGGAATATTGTAAGGAGAGAAATGTTAGGAGAAAAATACTTTCACATAATTTATATGTATGTACCAACTTAAATTCCATTATAAAAGGAATAACTTATCCCCACCGTTTATTTTATGAAGCAAAATTCGTTTTTAaatgtgtattttttttttatccaagGTGATTGATTATATCTAATTTTGATAATTAGTAAAAATATTTGTAGAATCAAGCGTTTTGTAATTTTACAAAACATTATAACTAACAATAATGATGCaaccaattttttaaataatactgACAACCCGAATGATATGTTTCAAACACTATCCTAAAAGAGTTCACCATTACATCCTAACAATATCAATTGACATTACAATTCTTCGTATTGTCAATTTGCTATAACTTAGCAATTGATCTAATAATTAGTCATAACATTTTTTTGAAAGTGTTGTTTTTTGAAAAGAGAAATAAAggtaaataaagaaaaataaaggcGAGAATTTGTTCCACATTTGACAGCTTTGAAAgagataaatataaaataagaaCCGAGCAACTAATACTTCTTTGGACTTCTTCGAGCGCATACGTGGCTgcaaaaatttgtatgagatggtctcacgtgtcgtattttgtgatattgattttttatttgggtcatccatgaaaaaatattactctttatgctaagagtattactttttattgtgaatatcggtagggttgacctgtctcacagataaagattggtaagatcgtctcacaagagacctactcatatgtGGCATGCGACACAatcaatcatttaaaaaaaaaaaaatttagcggCCAcacataattatatatattcaaaataattggatttaaataaattatatagaTATCCAATTACATCTATGAAtttccataatttatgtaagtgcaaatttttatttttttttaaaaaaatttccaagTGCAAATTTGGGAATGTGATTCAT from the Primulina tabacum isolate GXHZ01 chromosome 16, ASM2559414v2, whole genome shotgun sequence genome contains:
- the LOC142529204 gene encoding cytochrome c oxidase subunit 5b-1, mitochondrial-like; this encodes MWRRLSLQLRTLAPILSAPKSARFVVGSCAVPENPRRLFPVFSRHFSVDSGDVSATKSVEDVMPIATGHEREELQASLEGKDVLEINYPSGPFGTKEEPAVVKSYYDKRIVGCPGVEGEDEHDVVWFWLEKGKPHECPVCSQYFVLEVVGPGGPPDGHGDGEDDHHH